Proteins encoded together in one Calderihabitans maritimus window:
- the bshB1 gene encoding bacillithiol biosynthesis deacetylase BshB1 translates to MERLEQVDLLAFGAHPDDVEIGTGGLLAKAVSRGYKVGVVDLTEGEMASTGTVEVRREEAKRAAEILGVAWRYNLKMPDSALEVTRDNQLKVIEVIRYSRPRLVVAPYWEDVHPDHIACSRLVMQSVYLAGLRKLLPEIPAYRPPKIIFYSLHYNVEPSFIVDISEYFSRKKEAVMAHASQFGRQGVVDTKWLLHVLESRNRYFGSRIGVYYGEGYLVKGPLAIDDPITLP, encoded by the coding sequence ATGGAAAGGCTGGAGCAGGTTGATTTGCTGGCCTTTGGTGCTCACCCGGATGATGTGGAGATTGGTACGGGAGGCTTGCTGGCAAAAGCTGTTTCTAGAGGATACAAGGTTGGTGTGGTGGACCTTACGGAAGGGGAAATGGCCAGTACCGGAACAGTTGAAGTAAGGCGGGAAGAGGCCAAACGGGCAGCGGAAATTTTAGGCGTAGCCTGGAGATACAATCTTAAAATGCCCGACAGTGCTTTGGAAGTTACCCGAGACAATCAGTTAAAGGTCATAGAGGTAATCCGTTACAGCCGTCCCCGGTTAGTGGTGGCTCCTTATTGGGAGGACGTTCATCCCGATCATATAGCCTGCAGCCGTTTGGTGATGCAGTCGGTTTACTTGGCTGGTCTACGAAAACTGTTGCCGGAAATACCGGCTTACCGGCCACCAAAGATAATTTTTTACTCCTTGCATTACAATGTAGAACCGAGCTTTATAGTAGATATATCTGAGTATTTTAGCCGTAAGAAAGAGGCGGTTATGGCTCATGCATCTCAGTTCGGCCGACAGGGAGTAGTAGACACCAAATGGCTGCTTCATGTCCTGGAAAGCCGAAACCGGTATTTCGGCAGCCGTATCGGAGTTTACTATGGAGAAGGGTATTTGGTAAAAGGACCTTTAGCCATCGATGACCCTATAACCTTACCATGA
- a CDS encoding RCKP-type rubredoxin-like domain-containing protein yields MAVWKCSNCGYEKETRCKPRKCPECESRDTFVKKEQK; encoded by the coding sequence ATGGCTGTATGGAAATGCAGTAATTGTGGCTACGAAAAAGAGACCCGGTGTAAGCCCCGGAAATGTCCTGAATGTGAAAGCAGAGATACTTTTGTGAAAAAGGAACAGAAATAA
- a CDS encoding AAA family ATPase, with protein sequence MEITLEYLRKAFDREGYICGDDILIPVYLALRLGKPLLVTGAPGVGKTEIAKVLSRVLDTQLIRLQCYEGLDENKALYEWNYQRQLLKIQMVKDKVAETEMEKSLFSEEYLLERPLLKAILAEKQVVLLIDEIDKTDEEFEAFLFEVLSDFQVSIPEMGTIVARHIPVVVLTSNGERELSDGLKRRCIFLYIDYPSIEKEIKIIKTKVEGIGDKLAQQIARAVNYIRKELELKKKPAISETLDWARALIALEADRLNPETIEYTLSVLFKDQHDLNLFRKVLGPHGLMEKLQVQEA encoded by the coding sequence ATGGAAATAACTCTGGAATATCTGCGTAAAGCTTTTGACCGTGAAGGTTATATCTGCGGCGATGATATTTTGATTCCTGTTTATCTGGCTTTAAGGCTGGGTAAACCCTTATTGGTTACCGGAGCTCCTGGAGTGGGCAAGACGGAGATTGCTAAAGTGCTGAGCAGGGTGTTAGATACACAGTTGATCCGGCTGCAGTGTTACGAGGGTTTGGATGAAAACAAAGCTCTTTACGAATGGAATTATCAGCGGCAACTGCTAAAGATCCAAATGGTTAAAGATAAAGTAGCGGAAACCGAGATGGAAAAAAGCCTGTTTTCGGAGGAGTATCTCCTGGAAAGACCGCTGCTTAAGGCTATCCTGGCAGAAAAACAGGTAGTGCTGCTAATTGATGAGATAGATAAAACGGACGAAGAATTTGAAGCTTTTCTGTTTGAAGTTTTGTCAGATTTTCAAGTTTCCATCCCTGAAATGGGGACTATTGTTGCCCGGCATATACCGGTAGTAGTTTTAACCAGCAATGGAGAACGGGAATTATCGGACGGACTGAAAAGACGGTGTATCTTCCTTTATATTGACTATCCTTCAATTGAAAAGGAAATCAAAATTATCAAGACTAAAGTTGAAGGTATTGGTGACAAACTGGCACAGCAAATTGCCCGGGCGGTTAATTACATTAGAAAAGAGTTGGAATTGAAAAAGAAACCGGCCATTTCCGAAACGCTTGACTGGGCCAGGGCATTGATTGCTCTGGAGGCGGACCGGCTTAATCCGGAGACGATTGAATACACTTTGAGCGTTCTTTTTAAGGATCAACATGATCTTAACCTTTTCCGAAAAGTTCTTGGGCCGCATGGTTTAATGGAAAAACTCCAGGTTCAAGAAGCTTGA
- a CDS encoding 4Fe-4S binding protein, with the protein MKKMFTIETCRAAASCTNACGDIKNLASTLEEILEAQKLGEILSRKIKGPVLSHHIFKVSLSGCPNSCSQPQIKDFGVQARAYPLVTREECSQCGTCEAVCQERAVRVGDRPEIKEELCLACGACARVCPTGTLSIGERAYTVLIGGKLGRHPQLAKVLLEKADAPAVERALKTTVELFVELAHGQEKLGALLNRIGLETVQRRLQAREGDGYGNNSGISA; encoded by the coding sequence ATGAAAAAGATGTTTACCATAGAGACATGCCGGGCGGCAGCTTCCTGTACCAATGCCTGTGGTGACATTAAAAATTTAGCTTCTACCTTGGAAGAGATTCTAGAAGCACAAAAGCTAGGCGAAATACTTTCGAGAAAGATCAAGGGGCCGGTACTTTCTCATCACATATTTAAGGTGTCGCTTTCCGGCTGTCCTAACAGCTGTTCTCAACCGCAGATTAAGGATTTCGGAGTACAGGCCAGAGCATACCCGCTAGTAACCCGCGAAGAATGCAGTCAATGCGGTACCTGTGAAGCCGTATGCCAGGAAAGAGCTGTTAGGGTTGGTGATAGGCCGGAAATCAAAGAGGAACTTTGCCTTGCCTGTGGGGCCTGTGCAAGGGTGTGTCCTACCGGGACTTTAAGTATCGGGGAAAGGGCGTACACGGTATTAATTGGTGGGAAACTGGGGAGACATCCTCAGTTGGCGAAAGTCTTGTTGGAAAAGGCTGATGCTCCCGCCGTGGAAAGGGCCCTTAAAACTACCGTGGAGTTATTTGTGGAATTGGCTCACGGGCAGGAAAAATTAGGCGCCCTTCTCAACCGCATAGGTTTAGAAACTGTTCAACGCCGTTTACAGGCGCGAGAGGGGGATGGCTATGGAAATAACTCTGGAATATCTGCGTAA
- the sfsA gene encoding DNA/RNA nuclease SfsA, translating into MEVRVPFPYPLVPATVVRRMNRFVAAVKVGDGEARAHVPNSGRLEELLTPGNRVLLQRQLGSHYRTAYRITLAYAPGTWVSVDASIPNRLLHEALEKGLLSEFQGYNRVLKEQTYGSSRIDFVLEGLGKPKVLLEAKSVTLVQDGIGRFPDAPTARGRKHLLELLNMVGEGNRAAVVFVVQRCDARGFMPNDATDPAFGRLLRRAHRYGLEVYAYRCRVEETGISLQDRIEVIF; encoded by the coding sequence ATGGAGGTACGAGTACCTTTTCCCTATCCCTTGGTACCGGCTACGGTAGTAAGGCGAATGAATCGGTTTGTGGCGGCAGTAAAGGTTGGAGATGGTGAAGCCAGGGCTCACGTTCCCAATTCGGGTAGGTTGGAAGAACTTTTAACGCCGGGGAACCGGGTTTTGCTACAACGTCAGCTGGGATCCCATTATCGGACTGCTTACCGTATTACACTTGCTTACGCGCCGGGCACTTGGGTTTCCGTTGATGCGAGTATACCGAACCGCCTTTTACATGAAGCCTTAGAGAAAGGACTGCTGTCGGAATTTCAGGGATACAACCGGGTTCTGAAAGAACAAACTTACGGTTCAAGCAGGATTGACTTCGTGTTGGAGGGACTAGGGAAGCCCAAGGTATTACTGGAGGCCAAATCGGTAACTCTAGTGCAAGATGGTATAGGACGTTTTCCCGATGCTCCTACTGCCAGGGGCAGAAAACACCTGCTTGAGTTGTTGAACATGGTCGGGGAAGGGAATAGAGCAGCGGTAGTTTTTGTCGTTCAGCGCTGTGATGCCCGTGGTTTTATGCCTAATGATGCTACGGACCCTGCTTTTGGCAGACTTCTACGCCGGGCCCACCGGTACGGTCTGGAAGTCTATGCGTATCGCTGTCGGGTAGAAGAGACAGGAATTTCTTTGCAGGATAGAATTGAAGTTATTTTTTAA
- a CDS encoding Crp/Fnr family transcriptional regulator, with translation MNNIKHLRRIPIFADLSEDELRKLNEIIFLRRYRKKMFIFMEGEPGDGLYFVKSGQVKISKILEDGREKILRFLKEGDIFAEVLLFDPGPFPATAEAVEDSEIGIIRNEDMEEFLLKNPEIMLKILRVMSKRLRQAQMQVRDLAFKDTYGRLAGMLLKLAEEYGEKSEEGTTIKLSLSQQELANLIGSSRETVARILGDFRKRGAIVIKRQKITILDEEELQSWL, from the coding sequence TTGAATAATATCAAACATCTCAGACGTATTCCTATTTTTGCCGACCTTTCGGAAGACGAACTGAGGAAATTAAATGAAATAATTTTTTTGCGACGTTACCGGAAAAAGATGTTTATTTTTATGGAAGGAGAGCCGGGAGACGGACTCTATTTTGTGAAGTCAGGACAAGTTAAGATCTCTAAAATATTGGAAGATGGGAGAGAAAAGATTCTGCGTTTTTTGAAGGAAGGTGATATTTTTGCGGAAGTTCTGTTATTTGACCCGGGACCTTTCCCGGCTACAGCCGAGGCGGTGGAAGATTCTGAAATAGGAATTATCCGAAATGAGGATATGGAAGAATTCTTACTTAAAAATCCGGAAATCATGTTGAAAATTCTCCGGGTCATGAGCAAAAGGTTGCGTCAAGCCCAAATGCAGGTACGGGATCTGGCGTTTAAAGATACTTACGGCCGTTTAGCGGGAATGCTGTTAAAATTGGCCGAAGAGTACGGTGAAAAAAGCGAAGAGGGTACCACCATCAAATTGAGTCTGAGCCAACAGGAATTAGCCAATTTGATCGGATCTTCGCGGGAAACAGTGGCCCGTATTCTGGGGGATTTTCGAAAAAGAGGAGCGATTGTTATTAAGAGACAAAAGATTACCATTCTGGATGAAGAAGAGCTTCAGAGCTGGTTGTAG
- a CDS encoding methyl-accepting chemotaxis protein: MTARHLTEERILRGRNAARLLQKAEQIAGQCAQAIAQAGGLEKAETQLRQILDDNLGRYEYIALFDEKGLALLHTNRLREGMLFNDPVGMKAVKTAVPLAQIFHRDTGEVILDGACPVVVKGERICTVRVGAVLVRGKVLPKIVLATIGPVLVSSGVVALMGKADWSLFWWPLLGTVLGIGGALWLNLLFYRALGEFYNSTRALAAGNLSYLAKPRSTDELGQIAFEMNKVSLGLKAIIGELAEIASRVLEAGKEQAKATEEVSKAAEQISVAVSQMASGAQDQMKAMDEANGIAEEIGRAMDKMKNYSQETVRLARKALEAAASGAEAVTRSVGQMETIRRSVELSAQVINDLEVKSQQIGKIINTITDIADQTNLLALNAAIEAARAGEQGKGFAVVAEEVRKLAEEASRSANEIMNIITQTQAKTKEAVEAMEQGAQQVQVGTEVINETGEAIERIKLVVEETARQVEGNAKLVEKLYAGTERLARHVERTLEVSREAAAAAQNVAGSVEEQTAASEEIAAKANGLLEAAQHLEKMVKRFRY; encoded by the coding sequence TTGACAGCTCGGCATCTCACCGAGGAAAGGATTTTACGGGGACGCAATGCGGCTCGTCTACTACAGAAGGCGGAGCAAATAGCAGGTCAATGCGCTCAGGCTATAGCCCAGGCCGGAGGTCTGGAGAAGGCCGAGACACAACTGCGCCAGATTTTAGATGACAATCTGGGCCGATACGAGTACATCGCGCTGTTTGATGAGAAAGGTCTGGCCTTGCTACATACAAATCGCCTGCGGGAAGGAATGTTGTTCAACGATCCGGTAGGAATGAAAGCAGTCAAAACCGCGGTCCCGCTGGCTCAGATTTTTCATAGAGATACCGGCGAGGTGATCTTGGATGGAGCTTGTCCCGTTGTGGTTAAGGGCGAGAGAATCTGTACCGTGAGGGTAGGTGCTGTACTCGTAAGAGGTAAAGTGCTACCCAAGATTGTTTTGGCTACCATAGGTCCGGTTCTTGTCTCCAGTGGGGTTGTTGCCCTAATGGGAAAGGCTGACTGGTCCCTTTTCTGGTGGCCTTTGTTGGGGACCGTCCTAGGGATAGGGGGGGCTCTATGGTTAAACCTTTTGTTTTACCGGGCCCTGGGAGAATTCTACAATAGCACGCGAGCTCTGGCGGCGGGAAACCTTAGTTATTTAGCCAAACCTCGCTCTACGGATGAGCTGGGACAGATAGCTTTTGAGATGAATAAAGTTTCCTTAGGGTTAAAGGCAATAATCGGTGAACTGGCCGAGATAGCCTCTAGAGTCCTTGAAGCAGGAAAAGAACAGGCCAAGGCAACGGAAGAGGTGAGTAAGGCGGCAGAACAAATTTCCGTGGCCGTTTCTCAGATGGCTTCAGGAGCGCAAGATCAAATGAAAGCTATGGACGAGGCCAATGGGATAGCAGAAGAAATTGGCAGGGCTATGGATAAAATGAAAAATTACAGCCAGGAGACAGTTAGACTGGCCCGGAAGGCTTTAGAGGCTGCAGCTTCGGGAGCGGAAGCGGTTACCCGGTCGGTTGGACAGATGGAAACGATACGCCGCTCCGTAGAATTATCGGCTCAGGTCATAAACGACTTGGAGGTCAAATCTCAGCAGATTGGTAAGATTATTAACACTATAACTGATATTGCCGACCAGACCAATCTGTTGGCCCTTAATGCAGCTATAGAAGCGGCCAGGGCGGGAGAACAGGGCAAGGGCTTTGCCGTAGTTGCCGAAGAAGTCCGCAAGCTGGCGGAGGAAGCCTCTCGCTCCGCTAACGAGATTATGAACATTATTACCCAGACTCAGGCCAAAACCAAAGAAGCCGTAGAGGCTATGGAACAGGGCGCTCAACAGGTGCAAGTGGGGACAGAGGTTATTAACGAGACAGGGGAAGCCATTGAAAGAATTAAGCTGGTGGTGGAGGAGACTGCCCGGCAAGTGGAAGGCAACGCGAAACTGGTAGAAAAACTATATGCTGGAACAGAAAGATTAGCCCGGCATGTGGAGCGTACCCTAGAGGTTTCCCGGGAAGCTGCTGCCGCTGCCCAGAACGTGGCCGGGTCGGTTGAAGAACAGACGGCAGCGAGTGAAGAAATTGCCGCCAAGGCCAATGGTTTGCTGGAAGCTGCACAACATTTGGAAAAAATGGTTAAGCGTTTCCGTTACTAA